A genome region from Staphylococcus capitis subsp. capitis includes the following:
- the narJ gene encoding nitrate reductase molybdenum cofactor assembly chaperone, protein MEGFSVINLQKLAQYQESLGYLGQQINFPEKLTFHPNVFQETIEASHPAYEDLCAFREIIMNYSLSEIKAIYTDTFDFSKNYPLYMTYNRFDTQKERGQMLAKLKVLYEMFGLKMIDNELSDYLPLMLQFLQVARWENDVRAEDNLKLIIMIIEDGTYEMANHLAKNNNPYAYVIKALRQTLKACIVSNKEVGNHA, encoded by the coding sequence ATGGAGGGATTTTCCGTGATTAATCTTCAGAAATTAGCTCAATATCAAGAAAGTTTAGGTTACTTGGGCCAACAAATTAACTTTCCAGAAAAGTTAACCTTTCACCCTAATGTGTTTCAAGAAACAATTGAAGCATCTCACCCAGCATACGAAGATTTATGTGCATTTAGAGAAATAATAATGAATTATTCTTTGTCCGAAATTAAAGCAATTTATACAGACACATTTGATTTCAGTAAAAACTATCCTCTATACATGACATATAATCGATTTGATACTCAAAAAGAACGTGGGCAAATGTTAGCTAAACTTAAAGTGTTATATGAAATGTTTGGTCTTAAAATGATAGACAATGAATTATCGGATTACTTACCATTAATGCTTCAATTTTTGCAAGTAGCTCGCTGGGAAAATGATGTTCGTGCAGAAGACAATTTAAAATTAATCATCATGATTATTGAGGATGGAACTTATGAGATGGCTAATCATCTTGCTAAAAATAACAACCCTTATGCGTATGTCATCAAAGCGTTAAGACAAACTTTAAAAGCATGTATTGTTTCTAATAAAGAGGTGGGGAATCATGCTTAA
- a CDS encoding Hsp20/alpha crystallin family protein: MNNNDFFNNNFFKNDPSELFKDLGKQVYNQFSSRAFPTNIYDKNDAYVLEAELPGLSKEDISLKFEQHILTIKAYKKINNENYKSQLNERSNGELERRFEFDDIDKEGIVANYTDGVLYVTLPKQINEDDKATTISIQ; this comes from the coding sequence ATGAATAATAATGATTTTTTCAATAATAATTTCTTCAAAAATGATCCTAGCGAATTATTTAAAGACTTAGGGAAACAAGTATACAATCAATTTTCATCAAGAGCATTTCCTACTAATATTTATGATAAAAATGATGCTTATGTATTAGAAGCTGAACTTCCTGGTTTAAGCAAAGAAGATATTTCACTTAAATTTGAACAACATATTTTAACTATTAAAGCATACAAAAAAATCAATAATGAAAATTATAAATCACAACTTAATGAACGTTCTAATGGTGAATTAGAAAGACGCTTTGAATTCGATGATATTGATAAAGAAGGTATAGTAGCTAATTACACTGATGGCGTATTATATGTCACATTACCTAAACAAATCAATGAAGATGACAAAGCTACTACAATTTCAATTCAATAA
- the nreA gene encoding nitrate respiration regulation accessory nitrate sensor NreA, with amino-acid sequence MRPESLLNNQSLQNNLDRLRIDGGYDFGGIAMYERSLRSSPIKWKYVSGNTNERYKLIILRKGRGLAGTVMKTGKRMVIADVDTALTQAEKIAFPIILNESLTAVVAVPLWLDHQMYGVLLLGQRNHHPLPQSLEQLDIQSQIGFFTETN; translated from the coding sequence TTGAGACCAGAATCCTTATTAAACAATCAAAGTTTACAGAATAATTTAGACCGATTGAGAATAGATGGTGGTTATGATTTTGGGGGGATTGCGATGTATGAACGATCGCTTAGATCATCGCCAATCAAATGGAAATATGTTTCAGGTAATACGAATGAACGATATAAGTTAATTATATTAAGAAAAGGAAGAGGTTTAGCTGGGACTGTAATGAAAACTGGAAAACGCATGGTAATTGCTGATGTAGATACAGCACTAACTCAAGCAGAGAAAATTGCCTTTCCAATTATTTTGAATGAATCGTTAACAGCTGTTGTAGCAGTTCCACTTTGGCTTGACCATCAAATGTATGGAGTATTATTGTTAGGTCAAAGAAATCATCATCCTCTGCCACAGTCTTTAGAACAACTTGATATTCAAAGTCAAATAGGGTTTTTTACAGAAACGAATTAG
- a CDS encoding nitrate reductase subunit alpha, which produces MGKFGLNFFKPTEKFNGNWSVLEQKSREWEKMYRERWSHDKVVRTTHGVNCTGSCSWKVFVKNGVITWENQQTDYPSCGPDMPEFEPRGCPRGASFSWYEYSPLRVKYPYIRGKLLDLWTQALEENNGNRIAAWASIVEDENKAKAYKEARGKGGNVRANWRDVTDIIAAQILYTIKKDGPDRIAGFTPIPAMSMISYASGTRFINLLGGEMLSFYDWYADLPPASPQIWGEQTDVPESSDWYNTAYIIMWGSNVPLTRTPDAHFMTEVRYKGTKVISVAPDYAENVKFADNWLAPHPGTDAAVAQAMTHVILQEFYENEPNDMFINYAKQYTDMPFVIMLDQDENGYKAGRFLRASDLGIDSENSEWKPVIFDCESQQLVVPNGTMGQRWEEGKKWNLKLENEDGTKINPALSMVEEDYELQTIQFPYFDSKGDGVFKRPIPSRKIRLSNDQEVYISTVYDLMASQYGIQRFNHELEAQSYDDVKSKYTPAWQESITGINRGLVIQVAKEFAQNAIDTDGRSMIIMGAGINHWFNSDTIYRSILNLVILCGCQGVNGGGWAHYVGQEKCRPIEGWNTVAFAKDWQGPPRLQNGTSWFYFATDQWKYEESNVDQFKSPLAENIKHQHPADYNVTAARLGWLPSYPQFNKNSLLFGEEAKEEGNDSNEAILKKAIDSIKNKETQFAIEDPDLRKNHPKTLFVWRSNLISSSAKGQEYFMKHLLGTRSGLMAEPNEDDKPSEIKWREDTVGKLDLLVSLDFRMTATPLYSDIVLPAATWYEKHDLSSTDMHPFIHPFNPAIDPLWESRSDWDIYKTLSKAISEMAKDYLPGTFKDVVTTPLGHDSKQELGSEFGIVKDWSKGEIEGIPGKTMPNFAIVERDYTKIYDKFVTLGPLLEKANVGAHGVSFSVKDEYEELKSMLGTWNDNDKNSVRNHRPRIDTARKVADAILNISSATNGKLSQLSYEDLEHQTGMPLKDISQARASEKISFLNITSQPREVIPTAVFPGSNKNGRRYSPFTTNIERLVPFRTLTGRQSYYIDHEIFQQFGESLPVYKPTLPPMVFGTRDKKVKGGKDALVLRYLTPHGKWNIHSTYQDNERMLTLFRGGPVVWLSNEDAEEHDIKDNDWLEVYNRNGVVTARAVTSHRMPKGTMFMYHAQDKHIETPGSEITDTRGGSHNAPTRIHLKPTQLVGGYAQISYHFNYYGPIGNQRDVYVAVRKMKEVNWLED; this is translated from the coding sequence ATGGGAAAATTTGGATTAAATTTCTTTAAGCCTACTGAAAAGTTTAATGGAAATTGGTCAGTTTTAGAGCAAAAGAGTAGAGAATGGGAGAAAATGTATCGTGAAAGATGGAGCCATGATAAGGTAGTTAGAACGACTCACGGCGTCAATTGTACTGGTTCATGCTCGTGGAAAGTATTTGTTAAAAATGGAGTGATTACTTGGGAAAATCAACAAACTGACTACCCAAGTTGCGGACCTGATATGCCGGAATTTGAACCTCGTGGATGTCCAAGGGGCGCTTCATTTTCATGGTATGAGTACAGTCCTCTAAGAGTAAAATATCCATACATTAGAGGGAAATTATTAGATTTATGGACTCAAGCATTAGAGGAAAATAACGGCAATCGAATCGCAGCATGGGCCTCTATAGTAGAAGATGAAAATAAAGCTAAAGCATATAAAGAAGCTCGAGGAAAAGGTGGTAATGTTAGAGCAAACTGGAGAGACGTTACAGATATTATTGCAGCACAAATTTTATATACGATTAAAAAAGATGGTCCTGACCGAATTGCAGGATTCACTCCTATACCTGCAATGTCTATGATTAGTTATGCCTCAGGAACAAGATTTATTAATCTATTGGGCGGAGAAATGCTTAGCTTCTATGACTGGTACGCTGACTTACCTCCTGCTTCACCTCAAATATGGGGAGAACAAACAGACGTACCTGAATCGAGTGATTGGTATAACACTGCTTACATTATCATGTGGGGATCCAATGTACCATTAACACGAACACCAGACGCACATTTTATGACTGAAGTAAGATATAAAGGGACTAAAGTCATTTCAGTTGCACCAGATTATGCAGAAAACGTGAAATTTGCTGACAATTGGTTAGCGCCTCATCCAGGTACAGATGCTGCAGTAGCGCAAGCTATGACGCACGTTATTTTACAGGAATTTTATGAAAATGAACCTAACGATATGTTTATCAATTATGCGAAGCAATATACTGATATGCCGTTCGTGATTATGTTAGATCAAGATGAAAATGGTTATAAAGCAGGTCGATTTTTACGAGCAAGTGATTTAGGTATTGATAGTGAGAATAGTGAATGGAAGCCAGTAATTTTTGATTGTGAAAGTCAACAATTAGTAGTACCAAATGGAACGATGGGCCAGCGTTGGGAAGAAGGTAAGAAATGGAATTTAAAATTAGAGAATGAAGATGGAACAAAAATTAATCCGGCTTTATCTATGGTTGAAGAAGATTATGAATTACAAACTATCCAGTTCCCATACTTTGATAGTAAGGGTGACGGCGTGTTTAAGAGACCTATTCCATCTCGCAAGATTAGATTGTCTAATGATCAAGAAGTATATATATCAACTGTTTATGACCTTATGGCGAGTCAATATGGTATTCAACGTTTTAACCATGAACTTGAAGCTCAATCCTATGATGACGTTAAATCCAAATATACACCAGCATGGCAAGAATCTATTACTGGTATCAATAGAGGATTAGTCATTCAAGTTGCTAAAGAATTCGCTCAAAATGCAATTGATACGGATGGACGGTCTATGATTATTATGGGCGCAGGCATTAATCATTGGTTTAATTCAGATACGATTTACCGTTCGATTTTAAATTTAGTAATACTTTGTGGATGTCAAGGAGTCAATGGAGGCGGTTGGGCACATTATGTAGGTCAAGAAAAGTGTCGACCTATTGAAGGATGGAATACTGTTGCCTTTGCTAAGGATTGGCAAGGACCGCCACGTTTACAAAATGGTACAAGTTGGTTCTATTTTGCAACAGATCAATGGAAATATGAGGAGTCAAATGTTGATCAATTTAAATCACCATTAGCTGAGAATATTAAGCATCAACATCCAGCAGATTACAATGTGACGGCTGCTCGATTAGGTTGGCTACCTTCATATCCTCAATTTAATAAAAATAGTCTGTTGTTCGGAGAAGAAGCCAAAGAGGAAGGAAACGACTCTAATGAGGCTATTCTTAAAAAAGCAATTGACTCAATAAAAAATAAAGAGACTCAATTTGCAATTGAAGATCCAGATTTAAGAAAGAACCATCCTAAAACACTATTTGTTTGGAGATCAAACTTAATATCCAGTTCCGCTAAAGGACAAGAATATTTCATGAAACATTTATTAGGCACACGGTCAGGTTTAATGGCTGAACCTAATGAAGATGATAAACCTTCAGAAATTAAATGGAGAGAAGATACTGTTGGTAAATTAGACTTATTAGTGTCATTAGATTTTAGAATGACTGCGACGCCTTTATATTCCGATATCGTTCTACCAGCTGCAACTTGGTATGAAAAACACGATTTATCTTCAACAGATATGCATCCGTTTATACATCCTTTCAATCCTGCGATAGATCCTTTATGGGAATCACGCTCAGATTGGGATATTTATAAAACTTTAAGTAAAGCAATTTCAGAAATGGCAAAGGATTATTTACCAGGAACATTCAAAGATGTTGTAACAACACCTCTAGGTCATGATTCTAAACAAGAATTAGGTTCTGAATTTGGAATTGTTAAAGATTGGTCGAAAGGTGAAATTGAAGGTATTCCAGGAAAAACAATGCCCAACTTTGCCATTGTAGAACGTGATTACACTAAAATTTACGATAAATTTGTCACGCTTGGCCCTTTACTTGAAAAAGCCAACGTAGGCGCTCATGGAGTAAGTTTCAGTGTAAAAGATGAATATGAAGAACTGAAAAGCATGCTCGGTACATGGAATGATAATGATAAAAACTCGGTAAGAAATCATCGACCTCGAATTGACACTGCACGTAAAGTCGCAGATGCAATATTAAATATTTCCTCTGCGACTAATGGGAAATTATCACAACTATCTTATGAAGATTTAGAACATCAAACTGGAATGCCATTGAAGGATATCTCTCAAGCTCGTGCTTCAGAGAAGATTTCATTTTTGAATATAACATCACAACCACGAGAAGTAATTCCAACGGCGGTATTTCCAGGTTCAAATAAAAATGGTCGAAGATACTCTCCTTTCACAACTAATATTGAGAGACTCGTACCATTTAGAACATTAACAGGTAGACAAAGCTATTATATCGATCATGAAATATTTCAACAGTTTGGAGAAAGCTTACCCGTTTATAAACCAACATTACCACCAATGGTATTTGGAACACGAGATAAGAAGGTTAAAGGTGGGAAAGATGCTTTAGTACTTAGATATTTAACCCCACATGGTAAATGGAATATTCATTCAACTTATCAGGACAATGAACGTATGCTAACGCTATTTAGAGGTGGGCCTGTAGTATGGCTATCAAACGAAGATGCAGAAGAACATGACATTAAAGACAATGATTGGTTAGAAGTGTACAACCGAAATGGTGTTGTAACCGCGAGAGCTGTAACATCACATCGTATGCCTAAAGGAACAATGTTTATGTATCATGCACAAGATAAACATATTGAAACACCTGGTTCAGAAATCACAGATACTCGTGGAGGCTCTCATAATGCACCTACTAGAATTCACCTAAAGCCTACACAATTAGTTGGAGGTTACGCTCAAATTAGTTATCACTTTAATTACTATGGTCCGATTGGAAACCAAAGAGATGTATATGTTGCGGTAAGAAAAATGAAAGAGGTGAATTGGCTTGAAGATTAA
- a CDS encoding sensor histidine kinase, translating to MLNKFELNVEDLLHKYYDTTTEKIVFVDRLGKIIAMNGAARDILSEEDNYKAMTHAICNRCEGYSNEYDLQSCEECFLEANHLQKSNFQVFMKTKDNKIEPYTATYQTIDDERGISAFTLQNVSPQIERQEKMYQQKMLHKSIQAQENERKRISRELHDSVIQEMLNIDVELRLLKYKFQDETVVESTQQIEGLVSQLIDDIRNLSVELRPSSLDDLGIEAAFNSYFKQFEENYGIQINYHSNIKGLRFDNEVETVVYRVIQEAVLNALKYAEVNEIEVHISKNEHRLLAEVVDRGKGFNLDDKPRGSGLGFYGMRERAELVNGNINIESHLNKGTIVTLDIPI from the coding sequence ATGCTAAATAAATTTGAATTAAATGTAGAAGACTTGTTGCATAAATATTATGATACTACGACTGAAAAGATTGTCTTTGTCGATCGTCTTGGTAAAATTATTGCAATGAACGGAGCTGCTAGAGATATATTATCTGAAGAAGATAATTATAAAGCAATGACGCATGCCATTTGCAATCGCTGTGAAGGATATTCCAATGAATATGATTTACAGTCATGTGAAGAATGCTTTTTAGAAGCGAATCATTTGCAGAAATCAAACTTCCAAGTATTTATGAAGACAAAGGACAATAAAATAGAACCTTATACAGCTACTTATCAAACTATTGATGATGAAAGAGGAATTAGTGCTTTTACTTTGCAAAATGTTTCTCCACAAATTGAAAGACAGGAGAAAATGTATCAACAGAAAATGCTTCACAAATCTATACAAGCTCAAGAGAATGAAAGAAAGCGCATTTCTCGTGAGTTACATGATAGCGTGATTCAAGAAATGTTAAATATTGATGTTGAACTACGACTATTAAAATACAAGTTTCAAGATGAAACAGTTGTTGAAAGTACGCAACAAATAGAAGGTTTAGTGTCGCAACTCATTGATGACATTCGTAATCTATCAGTGGAACTACGTCCTTCGTCATTAGATGATTTAGGCATAGAAGCCGCTTTTAATTCCTACTTTAAGCAATTTGAAGAAAATTATGGTATTCAAATTAATTACCATTCCAATATTAAAGGATTACGGTTTGATAATGAAGTTGAAACTGTTGTCTATCGTGTGATTCAAGAAGCGGTTCTAAATGCGTTAAAGTACGCAGAAGTAAATGAAATAGAGGTTCATATTAGTAAAAATGAACATCGCTTGTTAGCGGAAGTAGTAGATAGAGGTAAAGGTTTTAATTTGGATGACAAGCCCAGAGGATCAGGACTAGGCTTTTACGGTATGAGAGAGCGTGCGGAATTAGTAAATGGAAATATTAATATTGAATCACACCTCAATAAAGGAACCATAGTCACACTAGACATACCTATTTAA
- a CDS encoding NarK/NasA family nitrate transporter, whose product MKKGVYQLTLQTFSLIVGFMAWSIISPLMPFITQDIKISASQISIILAIPVILGSVLRAPFGYLTNIIGAKWVFFSSFIVLLFPIFFLGQAQSTTMLIICGFFLGVGGAIFSVGVTALPKYFTKDKVGLANGIYGMGNIGTAISSFCAPVLAGLIGWQNTVRSYLIIISLFAVLMFLLGDNKEPKVKVPLISQVKVLAKNYKLYYLSFWYFITFGAFVAFGLFLPNYLVHHFTIDKVDAGIRSGIFIALATFLRPLGGVLGDKFNAVKVLIIDFVIMIIGGLILTLFDGIIYFTIGCLTISVFAGIGNGLVFKLVPSYFSKEAGSANGIVSMMGGLGGFFPPLVITFVTGLTGSSHLAFGLLVLFALIALITMVHLYKKETVIGTTLYSD is encoded by the coding sequence ATGAAAAAAGGAGTTTACCAGCTTACATTACAAACGTTTAGTTTGATAGTAGGTTTTATGGCGTGGAGTATTATATCTCCGTTAATGCCATTTATCACTCAAGATATTAAAATTTCTGCTAGTCAAATTTCTATTATTTTAGCTATACCTGTTATTTTAGGATCAGTTTTAAGAGCTCCTTTTGGGTACCTTACAAATATTATAGGTGCCAAATGGGTATTCTTTAGTAGTTTTATAGTGTTGCTATTCCCAATATTTTTCTTAGGACAAGCCCAAAGTACGACGATGCTTATAATTTGTGGCTTCTTTCTTGGAGTCGGTGGGGCGATATTCTCAGTAGGAGTAACTGCGCTACCTAAATATTTTACGAAAGATAAAGTTGGATTAGCTAACGGAATTTATGGAATGGGCAATATAGGAACAGCAATTTCATCTTTTTGTGCACCTGTTTTGGCAGGATTAATAGGGTGGCAAAATACCGTTAGAAGTTATTTAATCATTATCAGCTTGTTTGCAGTATTAATGTTCTTATTGGGAGATAATAAAGAACCTAAAGTCAAAGTACCGTTAATATCTCAAGTCAAAGTATTGGCTAAAAATTATAAATTATACTATTTGAGTTTTTGGTACTTCATAACATTTGGTGCGTTTGTGGCATTTGGATTATTCTTACCAAATTATTTAGTGCATCATTTTACTATCGATAAGGTAGATGCAGGGATTCGATCCGGTATTTTTATAGCTCTTGCAACATTTTTACGTCCACTTGGTGGCGTTTTAGGGGATAAATTTAATGCTGTGAAAGTACTCATTATAGATTTTGTAATAATGATTATTGGAGGTTTAATTTTAACTTTATTCGATGGAATCATCTATTTTACTATTGGTTGTCTAACTATAAGCGTTTTTGCAGGTATAGGTAATGGCCTCGTGTTTAAGTTAGTACCTTCTTATTTCTCGAAAGAAGCAGGCTCTGCAAATGGAATTGTTTCTATGATGGGAGGTTTGGGTGGTTTCTTCCCACCTTTAGTGATTACATTTGTCACAGGACTAACAGGTTCAAGTCATCTTGCATTTGGTTTATTAGTACTATTTGCACTTATTGCTTTAATCACAATGGTTCATTTATATAAAAAAGAGACTGTAATAGGTACAACACTCTATAGTGATTAA
- the narI gene encoding respiratory nitrate reductase subunit gamma, with protein MLNQFTWVIYPYLCLSIFVIGHIARYKYDQFSWTAKSSELIEKKQLKWGSLMFHLGVIPVFFGHVVGLLIPANWLESIGVNNHIYHIGAVYIGSIFGIITLLGMILLTSRRLTIKNVRKLSSTSDIFVNILLVIILIMGCYSTIFTNAVQPDFDYRQTIAIWFRHLFMFTPNADFMIHVPWSFKLHILLGFTIFACWPFTRLVHVWSVPISYMNRRYIIYRKNKV; from the coding sequence ATGCTTAATCAATTTACATGGGTCATTTATCCTTATTTATGTTTAAGTATTTTTGTTATTGGACATATTGCTCGTTATAAATATGATCAATTTTCTTGGACGGCTAAATCAAGTGAATTAATTGAAAAGAAACAGTTAAAATGGGGAAGTTTGATGTTTCATCTTGGCGTGATTCCAGTATTCTTTGGTCATGTTGTAGGTTTGTTGATTCCAGCAAATTGGCTTGAATCTATAGGTGTTAATAATCACATCTATCACATAGGAGCAGTATATATTGGTAGTATTTTTGGTATAATAACATTGTTAGGAATGATACTTCTTACTTCAAGAAGATTAACTATTAAAAATGTTAGGAAACTTAGTTCAACTTCTGATATTTTCGTTAATATTTTATTAGTGATTATATTAATTATGGGTTGTTATTCAACAATTTTCACCAACGCAGTTCAACCTGATTTTGATTATCGTCAAACTATAGCGATATGGTTTAGACATCTGTTTATGTTTACACCTAATGCTGATTTTATGATTCACGTCCCTTGGTCTTTTAAATTGCACATTTTACTAGGATTTACAATATTTGCATGTTGGCCATTTACAAGATTAGTCCACGTATGGAGTGTACCGATTTCATATATGAATAGAAGATATATTATTTATCGCAAGAATAAAGTTTGA
- the narH gene encoding nitrate reductase subunit beta, with amino-acid sequence MKIKAQIAMVLNLDKCIGCHTCSVTCKNTWTNRPGAEYMWFNNVETKPGVGYPKRWEDQSHYKGGWVLNKKGQLELKSGNRWSKIALGKIFYNPDMPLIKDYYEPWTYNYEHLTTAKEGKHSPVAKAHSLISGDKLDLEWGPNWEDDLAGGHVTGPKDPNIQQIEEDIKFQFDETFMMYLPRLCEHCLNPSCVASCPSGAMYKRDEDGIVLVDQDACRGWRYCMTGCPYKKVYFNWKTNKAEKCTFCFPRIETGMPTVCSETCTGRMRYLGVMLYDADRVQEAASATNEEDLYEKQLDLFLDPFDEEVIAEAEREGISHEWITAAQNSPVYKLAVEYKMAFPLHPEFRTMPMVWYCPPLSPIMSYFEGQNAGNNSDMIFPAIEEMRLPIEYLANLLTAGDVAPIKLGLQKMAMMRSYMRAKVTQQPFDVSKLERLNLTESQLNDMYRLLGIAKYEDRFVVPTSHKETYLDTYRAQGSQGYGGEYFGANCEGCGVAVGSGKSGQEIYNDNFYGGIFRD; translated from the coding sequence TTGAAGATTAAAGCGCAGATAGCAATGGTACTGAACTTAGACAAATGTATTGGATGTCATACATGTAGTGTGACATGCAAAAACACTTGGACTAACAGACCTGGTGCAGAATATATGTGGTTTAATAATGTGGAAACGAAGCCAGGTGTTGGCTATCCTAAGCGTTGGGAGGATCAAAGCCATTATAAAGGTGGTTGGGTGTTAAATAAGAAAGGTCAACTTGAATTAAAATCTGGAAATAGATGGTCAAAAATTGCTTTAGGTAAAATCTTTTACAATCCAGATATGCCTTTGATTAAAGATTATTATGAGCCTTGGACATATAATTACGAGCATTTAACTACTGCTAAGGAGGGGAAACATTCTCCTGTTGCTAAGGCACACTCTCTCATTTCAGGTGACAAGCTTGACTTAGAGTGGGGGCCTAACTGGGAAGATGATTTAGCCGGTGGACACGTTACAGGTCCTAAAGACCCTAACATTCAACAAATTGAAGAAGATATCAAATTTCAATTTGATGAAACATTTATGATGTATTTACCACGTTTGTGTGAACATTGTCTTAATCCAAGTTGTGTTGCTTCTTGTCCCTCAGGCGCAATGTATAAAAGAGATGAAGATGGGATTGTATTAGTTGACCAAGACGCTTGTCGAGGCTGGCGTTATTGTATGACAGGATGTCCTTATAAAAAAGTATATTTTAATTGGAAAACGAATAAAGCAGAAAAATGTACGTTTTGTTTTCCTAGAATCGAAACGGGCATGCCAACAGTGTGTTCTGAAACATGTACAGGTAGAATGAGATACCTAGGTGTGATGTTATATGATGCAGATCGAGTGCAAGAAGCGGCTTCTGCAACTAATGAAGAGGATTTATATGAAAAACAACTAGACTTATTTTTAGACCCATTTGATGAAGAGGTGATTGCCGAAGCCGAAAGAGAAGGTATCAGTCATGAATGGATTACTGCAGCTCAAAATTCTCCAGTGTATAAATTAGCAGTGGAATATAAGATGGCTTTTCCATTACATCCAGAATTTAGAACGATGCCGATGGTATGGTACTGTCCACCGTTAAGTCCAATTATGAGCTATTTTGAAGGGCAAAATGCTGGAAATAACTCAGATATGATATTCCCAGCAATAGAAGAGATGCGATTACCTATTGAATATTTAGCTAATTTATTAACTGCTGGTGATGTAGCACCAATAAAATTAGGGTTACAAAAAATGGCGATGATGCGAAGCTATATGAGAGCGAAAGTGACCCAACAACCATTCGATGTGTCTAAGCTTGAACGATTGAATTTAACAGAAAGTCAATTAAATGACATGTATCGTTTATTAGGAATTGCCAAATATGAAGATCGTTTTGTTGTTCCAACTTCGCACAAAGAAACATATTTAGATACCTATAGAGCACAAGGTAGTCAAGGTTATGGTGGAGAATACTTTGGTGCAAATTGTGAAGGTTGTGGTGTAGCAGTTGGCTCAGGTAAATCAGGACAAGAGATATACAATGATAACTTCTATGGAGGGATTTTCCGTGATTAA
- the nreC gene encoding nitrate respiration regulation response regulator NreC (Involved in the regulation of the the nitrate reductase operon narGHJI) — protein sequence MKIVIADDHAVVRTGFSMILNYQEDMEVVATAADGVEAYQKVLEYKPDVLILDLSMPPGESGLVATSKISESFPETKILILTMYDDEEYLFHVLKSGAKGYILKNAPDEQLILAVRTVYKGETYVDMKMTTSLVNEFINQSHQEEVSYSSDPFKILSKRELEILPLIAKGYGNKDIAEKLFVSVKTVEAHKTHIMNKLNLKSKPELVEYALKKKLLEF from the coding sequence GTGAAGATCGTTATAGCAGATGACCACGCTGTAGTAAGAACAGGATTTTCGATGATATTAAACTATCAAGAAGATATGGAAGTTGTCGCAACAGCAGCTGATGGTGTTGAAGCATATCAAAAGGTTTTAGAGTATAAACCAGATGTTTTAATTTTAGATTTGAGCATGCCACCTGGTGAATCAGGGTTAGTCGCTACAAGTAAAATTTCAGAAAGTTTTCCAGAAACTAAGATTCTTATTTTAACGATGTATGATGATGAGGAATACCTATTTCACGTTTTAAAAAGTGGAGCGAAAGGATATATTTTAAAAAATGCACCTGATGAGCAATTAATTTTAGCTGTAAGAACAGTATATAAAGGAGAAACATATGTAGATATGAAGATGACCACTTCTTTAGTAAATGAGTTTATTAATCAATCTCATCAGGAAGAAGTGAGTTATTCTTCAGATCCCTTTAAGATATTATCAAAAAGAGAACTTGAAATACTACCGCTTATTGCAAAAGGTTATGGTAATAAAGATATAGCTGAAAAGTTATTTGTTTCAGTGAAAACAGTTGAAGCACATAAAACACACATCATGAATAAACTCAACCTTAAGAGTAAACCTGAACTTGTTGAATATGCACTAAAAAAGAAATTACTCGAGTTTTAA